From a region of the Coffea arabica cultivar ET-39 chromosome 3e, Coffea Arabica ET-39 HiFi, whole genome shotgun sequence genome:
- the LOC140038928 gene encoding cytochrome b561 and DOMON domain-containing protein At2g04850-like: MNHFLLGFLIFSSLPLHLVFSSHCTTVTNTKTFEKCMALPSQDASIAWTFHAHNATLDLVFFGTFISPSGWVGWGMNPTSAEMTGTRALVAFPDPNSGQLVLLPYIIDPTVKLQKDPLLSRPLDVHLLSSSATLYGGRMATVHNGATIQIYATLKLVPNKTKIHNVWNRGLYVQGYSPTIHPTTANDLSSTATIDVLSGIAAKGNNNNIYTLKIIHGVINAISWGLLLPIGAITARYFRHIQALGPAWFYAHAGIQLFAIFIGTVGFAIGIRLGELSPGRVFGLHRKLGFAIFCLGWLQTLALLFRPKTTNKFRKYWKSYHHFVGYACVVIGVVNVFQGFDVMGLGRSYAKLAYCLGLSTLIGVCIALEVNSWVIFCRKAKEEKLRREGFISGCSDKASGSSRG, from the coding sequence ATGAATCATTTCCTCTTAGGATTCCTAATATTTTCTTCCCTCCCACTACATTTGGTGTTTTCTTCTCATTGCACAACAGTTACTAACACCAAAACCTTCGAGAAATGTATGGCATTACCTAGCCAAGATGCCTCTATAGCTTGGACATTTCATGCACACAATGCCACTCTTGATCTTGTCTTTTTTGGAACTTTTATATCCCCTTCAGGTTGGGTAGGATGGGGTATGAACCCTACTTCGGCCGAGATGACCGGAACACGTGCCCTTGTCGCCTTTCCGGACCCAAACTCCGGCCAGTTGGTCCTTCTACCCTACATTATAGACCCCACTGTGAAACTACAAAAAGATCCACTCCTTTCGCGGCCTTTGGATGTTCATCTCCTCTCTTCTTCGGCCACCCTGTACGGTGGCCGCATGGCCACTGTACATAATGGTGCAACCATTCAAATATATGCAACATTAAAACTTGTAccaaacaaaaccaaaatacaTAATGTTTGGAACCGAGGATTGTACGTCCAAGGTTACTCTCCAACCATCCATCCGACGACTGCTAATGACCTTTCATCCACAGCCACCATTGATGTTTTATCCGGCATTGCAGCCAAAGGAAACAACAACAACATTTACACACTTAAAATCATTCATGGGGTCATAAATGCCATCTCCTGGGGACTTCTGCTACCGATTGGTGCCATCACAGCACGATATTTTCGACACATTCAAGCATTGGGGCCTGCATGGTTTTATGCTCATGCAGGGATACaactttttgcaattttcataGGAACTGTTGGATTTGCCATTGGTATTAGGCTTGGGGAACTGTCTCCAGGGAGAGTTTTTGGGCTTCATCGAAAACTTGGGTTCGcgatattttgcttgggatggCTTCAGACTCTTGCTCTGTTGTTTAGGCCTAAAACTACAAATAAGTTTAGGAAGTATTGGAAATCCTATCACCATTTTGTAGGATATGCCTGTGTGGTTATAGGGGTGGTTAATGTTTTTCAAGGATTTGATGTCATGGGTTTAGGTCGATCTTATGCTAAGTTGGCCTATTGTTTAGGCCTCTCTACGTTGATTGGCGTTTGTATAGCGTTGGAAGTGAATTCTTGGGTCATTTTTTGTAGAAAggccaaagaagaaaaattgagaAGAGAAGGATTCATCAGCGGATGTTCTGACAAAGCAAGTGGTTCAAGCCGAGGTTAA
- the LOC140038790 gene encoding F-box protein At4g22280-like: protein MAHTRRLRHDDGSFELPEPIRHHILSFLKPKESAKLSLLSKGWLTTWRTRPNLHFEYDEDESGSDDRQALERRRDSFINCINTTLMRYRENKYGIDSLKLMVYNEDFPSLKPDHVKTWLGIAAENGVKGLEISLKCDSYHPKLARTIFEATSLVELYLSEKIYMKHKMIKIVRCHDLRKLCLNKVGLDEVMLQRIMSSCPSIEFLEIIQCLGIENIEVTKLQKLKQCSIVLWKIGNVEVEAPNLEDFSYGTCVPAMPASYLLSEEEEQPLPCLQVSRCKNLRKLSLDNIGITDEFFSGIAEDFQHLEELKIRYCYGLQTVRIASQSIKLINLEFRKEGGLKEAQIDVPSIVRFEYRGNFIPLLSFTPPSGPWVSYIELSWQNRNILETSCFSELKELLMKLNLSEISLRIIFPKNVEGFVEDQIRNKAIYPLPQVQTLSISFDKANCLDVAYSVLDGIFWMCRPKTIVQHSCQDLDSDKDPSDLLNVFFQMLMLRRNHLYGNFQQTKFWQEDLKDVKLGMFKEGQRVQLPRLSDWEAFSKVITAEGRSLYVVFELEWEYFMIR, encoded by the coding sequence ATGGCGCATACTAGACGTCTACGACATGATGACGGCAGTTTCGAACTGCCAGAACCAATTAGGCATCACATTCTTTCTTTCCTGAAACCCAAAGAATCAGCAAAACTAAGTTTGCTGTCCAAGGGATGGCTGACCACTTGGCGCACACGCCCCAATTTGCACTTCGAGTATGATGAAGATGAATCGGGTTCTGATGATAGGCAAGCTCTTGAAAGAAGACGTGATAGTTTCATAAATTGCATCAACACCACCTTGATGAGGTACCGTGAGAATAAGTACGGTATTGATTCTTTGAAGCTTATGGTTTATAATGAAGATTTTCCCTCGCTGAAGCCTGATCATGTTAAAACATGGCTCGGGATTGCAGCAGAAAACGGTGTGAAAGGCCTCGAGATTTCTTTAAAATGTGACTCTTATCATCCTAAGTTGGCTCGGACAATTTTTGAAGCAACATCACTCGTGGAGTTATATCTTAGTGAAAAAATCTATATGAAGCACAAAATGATTAAGATAGTAAGGTGCCATGATCTCAGAAAATTGTGTCTTAACAAGGTGGGCTTAGACGAAGTGATGCTGCAGAGAATAATGTCGAGCTGCCCTTCAATTGAATTCTTGGAAATTATTCAATGTTTAGGCATTGAGAATATTGAGGTGACCAAGCTTCAAAAACTAAAGCAATGTAGTATTGTCTTATGGAAAATCGGTAATGTTGAAGTTGAAGCACCAAATCTTGAAGACTTCTCTTACGGGACTTGTGTGCCAGCTATGCCAGCTAGCTATCTACTTAGTGAAGAGGAAGAACAGCCATTGCCATGTCTTCAGGTGTCCAGATGTAAAAATCTAAGGAAGTTGTCCTTGGATAACATTGGCATCACTGATGAGTTTTTCTCAGGCATTGCAGAAGATTTTCAGCACCTTGAAGAGTTGAAAATCCGATACTGCTATGGTTTGCAAACTGTGAGGATTGCGAGCCAGTCTATTAAACTCATAAATTTGGAGTTTCGGAAGGAAGGAGGATTGAAAGAGGCCCAAATTGATGTTCCAAGCATTGTTCGCTTTGAGTACAGGGGAAATTTCATTCCCCTACTTTCTTTTACTCCTCCCTCTGGTCCTTGGGTGTCTTACATTGAATTGTCATGGCAGAACAGGAACATTTTGGAGACTTCTTGTTTCTCCGAACTGAAGGAACTATTGATGAAGCTCAATCTATCTGAAATTTCACTCAGAATCATCTTTCCCAAAAATGTCGAGGGCTTTGTTGAGGATCAGATAAGAAACAAAGCCATATATCCCCTGCCTCAAGTTCAAACATTGTCTATAAGCTTCGACAAGGCAAATTGTCTAGATGTTGCATATTCAGTACTTGACGGTATCTTCTGGATGTGTCGTCCTAAAACCATTGTTCAACATAGCTGCCAAGATCTGGACTCAGACAAAGATCCTAGTGACCTGCTGAACGTATTCTTTCAGATGCTTATGCTCAGAAGAAATCATCTGTATGGCAATTTTCAGCAAACTAAATTTTGGCAGGAGGATCTGAAGGATGTGAAACTAGGGATGTTTAAGGAGGGGCAAAGAGTTCAGCTGCCTCGACTTTCAGACTGGGAAGCTTTTTCGAAGGTAATAACAGCTGAAGGACGCAGTTTGTATGTTGTCTTTGAGTTAGAATGGGAATATTTCATGATTAGGTAG
- the LOC140038791 gene encoding uncharacterized protein encodes MKPTRSKSRKALTIGAEQSNVAQQEDISEGQESPRAQPANEEAITRMAEKSNGSPESSSEEESDGRRLSRSASKRAFSKATSKMILTRRGFPLISNSPQYNLMTAEDHLHAFISAFRLYCIPDPVICRAFPVFLQGTARKWFWGLEPRSILTLEELVERFLHRFVSSRPTTRISAYLLNMQQNSGESLRSYVQRFHEENVQIPNPNEQVTIAAFTHGLVAGVEKGIQAENLNRMKKEVQTAHSRTDPRRGKEAGRSEIGTGNFQSPKRDRRSVFDRISKGKASIPESELTPLNTTRFQVLSVMEQNNLGKAPPKMFGNRDKRNSNLYCLYHRDIGHETEDCNDLKREIENLIK; translated from the exons ATGAAGCCTACGCGTTCCAAGAGCAGGAAAGCTCTCACTATTGGGGCTGAACAAAGCAATGTAGCTCAACAGGAAGATATCTCCGAAGGGCAAGAGTCCCCAAGGGCCCAGCCCGCGAACGAAGAAGCCATCACCCGTATGGCCGA GAAGTCGAATGGATCTCCTGAAAGTTCATCCGAAGAGGAATCTGATGGGAGACGCTTAAGCCGGAGTGCTTCAAAGCGGGCGTTTTCCAAGGCCACCTCTAAG ATGATATTAACGAGGAGAGGCTTCCCCTTAATTTCAAACTCCCCTCAATACAATCTTATGACGGCCGAGGATCACCTCCATGCCTTCATCTCGGCCTTCCGCCTATATTGCATCCCTGACCCCGTCATATGCCGGGCATTTCCAGTGTTCCTCCAGGGGACAGCTCGAAAATGGTTCTGGGGATTAGAACCTAGGAGCATTTTAACCCTGGAGGAATTAGTGGAGAGATTTCTTCACCGGTTTGTATCCTCCCGACCCACGACTAGGATCTCGGCTTACCTGTTGAATATGCAACAGAACTCGGGAGAATCACTTCGGTCATACGTCCAGAGGTTCCATGAGGAAAATGTGCAGATACCTAACCCCAATGAGCAGGTTACCATTGCTGCTTTTACCCATGGGCTCGTTGCCGGG GTCGAGAAGGGCATACAGGCCGAAAACCTCAACCGCATGAAGAAAGAGGTCCAAACCGCCCACTCAAGAACCGATCCCCGAAGGGGAAAAGAGGCTGGCCGAAGTGAAATAGGGACGGGGAACTTCCAAAGCCCTAAGCGAGATCGCCGCAGCGTGTTCGACCGGATCTCCAAGGGGAAAGCATCCATCCCCGAGTCCGAGTTGACCCCTTTGAACACAACTCGGTTCCAGGTGTTGTCCGTGATGGAACAGAATAACCTCGGGAAAGCACCTCCGAAGATGTTCGGTAACAGAGACAAGAGGAACTCTAACCTCTACTGCCTGTATCACCGAGACATCGGGCACGAGACCGAGGACTGCAACGACCTTAAGAGGGAGATCGAGAACCTTATCAAGTAA
- the LOC140038613 gene encoding putative F-box/FBD/LRR-repeat protein At5g44950, whose amino-acid sequence MEDTGVVGDDSTSKLPEPIRHHIVSFLQPKEAARTSVLSKAWSSSWRTRPNLHFDYDEVSPMLRHANTQDLKKRRTDFINCINTALQRYHENEYGIDSLKLEINAFKFPSLAPDHVNAWLQIAAETGVKSLNICINDYYYCYPILPKAIFEATSLVELCLSGQSELEPEVIKMIRCHSLRKLCLVDVRLDEMMLEKILSSCPLIEVLEISLCVGLANVKLSKLQELKECRIVLRNIGCVEIEAPGLKDFYCWNSIVRSYLRPLPPIRMYTCNNLKRLSLNDIGIKDEFFLGIAGNFPHLEELAIQDCYHLQTIKISSHSIKIINLGFAVDRGFKEACIDVPSIVRFEYKGNFIPLFCFTAPSGPWVSDIELSWHDRNILETSFFSKLKELLKELNRSEISLKLIFPPSFEGFIEAETRNSAIHPLPQVQELSISFNATDSLNVAHSILDGIFWTCRPKTMVQYCYHDLHFNVNCTNRAKVLFQMLMFRKNQKHSSWQKPKFWQKDLKDVKLEMFQKGKKVQQPQLSDWETFLKVIETEKRSYYLVFELEWQPFGMNRKRKRTRSLELGNNKIV is encoded by the coding sequence ATGGAGGACACTGGAGTTGTGGGAGATGATAGCACATCCAAACTGCCGGAACCCATCAGGCATCACATTGTTTCTTTCCTCCAACCCAAAGAAGCAGCAAGAACAAGTGTATTATCTAAGGCATGGTCGAGCTCATGGCGCACCCGCCCCAATTTGCACTTCGATTATGACGAAGTCAGTCCTATGTTGCGTCATGCTAATACGCAAGATCTCAAGAAACGACGTACTGATTTCATTAATTGCATCAACACCGCCTTGCAGAGGTACCATGAGAATGAGTATGGCATTGATTCTTTGAAGCTAGAGATTAATGCTTTCAAGTTTCCCTCTCTTGCCCCTGATCACGTCAATGCATGGCTCCAAATTGCTGCAGAAACTGGTGTCAAAAGTCTCAACATTTGTATAAAcgattattattattgttaccCTATTTTGCCTAAGGCAATTTTTGAAGCGACATCACTCGTGGAATTATGTCTTAGTGGCCAATCTGAGTTGGAGCCCGAAGTAATTAAGATGATAAGGTGTCATAGCCTCCGAAAATTGTGTCTTGTAGATGTTAGGTTAGATGAAATGATGCTTGAAAAAATACTGTCAAGCTGCCCGTTGATCGAAgtcttagaaatttcactttGTGTAGGCCTTGCGAATGTTAAGTTGAGCAAGCTTCAAGAACTTAAAGAATGTCGTATTGTCTTGAGGAATATTGGTTGTGTTGAAATTGAAGCACCTGGTCTTAAAGACTTTTATTGTTGGAATAGTATTGTCAGAAGCTATTTACGGCCATTGCCTCCTATTCGTATGTATACATGTAATAATCTGAAGAGGTTGTCCTTGAATGACATTGGCATTAAGGATGAGTTTTTCTTAGGCATTGCGGGAAATTTCCCACACCTTGAAGAGTTGGCGATCCAGGACTGCTACCATTTGCAAACCATCAAGATTTCAAGCCACTCgattaaaatcataaatttaGGATTCGCAGTGGACAGGGGATTCAAAGAGGCCTGCATTGATGTACCAAGCATCGTTCGATTCGAGTATAAAGGAAACTTCATtcccttgttttgttttacagCTCCCTCTGGTCCTTGGGTTTCTGACATTGAATTATCGTGGCATGATAGGAACATTTTGGAGACTTCCTTTTTCTCCAAGTTGAAGGAGTTGTTGAAAGAGCTCAATCGATCTGAAATTTCACTCAAACTCATCTTTCCCCCAAGTTTTGAGGGCTTCATTGAGGCTGAGACGAGGAACAGTGCCATACATCCCCTGCCTCAAGTTCAAGAATTGTCTATCAGCTTCAACGCGACAGATTCTCTAAATGTTGCACATTCGATACTGGATGGTATCTTTTGGACTTGTCGTCCTAAAACCATGGTTCAATATTGCTACCATGATTTGCACTTCAATGTAAATTGCACTAACCGGGCGAAGGTACTCTTTCAGATGCTAATGTTCAGAAAAAATCAGAAGCATAGCAGTTGGCAGAAGCCAAAGTTTTGGCAGAAGGATCTTAAGGATGTAAAGCTTGAGATGTTTCAAAAGGGCAAAAAAGTTCAGCAGCCTCAACTTTCAGACTGGGAAACTTTCCTGAAGGTAATAGAAACTGAAAAACGCAGTTATTATCTTGTCTTTGAATTGGAATGGCAACCATTTGGCATGAATAGGAAGCGCAAAAGAACTCGATCATTGGAACTTGGCAATAACAAAATAGTGTAG